AGTGTATTAACTCCAATTTACTTAGCTAAGTTAGGTTACCCTCCCCTCTACGTTGGTATGGGTGTGTTCCTAATGATAATGGGTAATGTTGTATCAAACATGTTGTTGACATGGTATGGTAACGTAATTGGGAAGAGGAGGCTATTAATAATGCTAAGTGTGCTAATGGTGATTTCAGGCTTTATCTTAATGATTACTGATTCAATCCCACTACTGGCGCTTGCCTTATTAGTGGGAAACATTAGTACAACTGGAACTGAGACAGGTCCCTTCCAATCCGTTGAGGTTGGTGTTGCACCTAGGTTAATTGGCGATAAGGTTAGTGAATTCCTAGGCCTATACAACCTAATTGGGTACTCTGCATCATCGCTAGGGGCCTTAATGACTTCCCTACCCTCCTATTTCAATGGCTCAATTCAAGTGATGAGGCTCATGTTCATTACTTATGCTGCAGCAGGCTTAATAATGCTGATTATTTACTTAAGGCTTAAGGCAATTGATGCTGATTATGGAGGAACCAGGAAGGTAAAGTTAAGTAAGGGTGCTGTTGATGATATTAGAAGGTTAACCATACTCTTCTCAGTGGATGCCTTCGGTGGGGGGTTAGTGTCGCAATCACTCCTATCCTACTGGTTTTACCTAAGATATGGAGTATCCTTGAGGGGACTGGGTGTAGTCTTCATGGTGGTGAACGTAATTACAGCATTATCACTTGTTTTAGCTCCATTATTAGCAAGGAGGATTGGTACCCTGAATACAATGGTCTTCACGCACCTGACTTCAAACATTTTCTTAATCCTAATACCAATCTCCAGTACATTCATAGGCAGCTTAGCTTTCCTCCTACTTAGGCAAAGTCTTTCTCAAATGGATGTTCCAACTAGGCAAACCCTAATGGCGCACATATTTAATAATGACCATGAGAGGATTACGGCTAATGCC
This Caldivirga sp. DNA region includes the following protein-coding sequences:
- a CDS encoding MFS transporter, whose amino-acid sequence is MRLIRDAYLILSAKGVRTLASGMVSVLTPIYLAKLGYPPLYVGMGVFLMIMGNVVSNMLLTWYGNVIGKRRLLIMLSVLMVISGFILMITDSIPLLALALLVGNISTTGTETGPFQSVEVGVAPRLIGDKVSEFLGLYNLIGYSASSLGALMTSLPSYFNGSIQVMRLMFITYAAAGLIMLIIYLRLKAIDADYGGTRKVKLSKGAVDDIRRLTILFSVDAFGGGLVSQSLLSYWFYLRYGVSLRGLGVVFMVVNVITALSLVLAPLLARRIGTLNTMVFTHLTSNIFLILIPISSTFIGSLAFLLLRQSLSQMDVPTRQTLMAHIFNNDHERITANAITNTARSISSLPGSPIVGLALSMGLFQLPFILSGVMKIMYDASIFILYKDREH